The Streptomyces sp. NBC_01775 genome includes a region encoding these proteins:
- a CDS encoding phosphogluconate dehydrogenase C-terminal domain-containing protein, with protein sequence MATANQTVAVIGAAGKMGQRVSDNLVGSDFRVLFSEASEKGQELIRSLGRELTDSDAAAKEADVVILAVPDIVLGTVSEQLVPLMKPGAVVLTLDPAAAYAGLLFARDDVHYTCAHPCHPSVFLERTTKEEWQDTFGGIAAPQEVVAAYEGGDADKQALAESVIRVMYAPVVDVHWVTVKQLAVLEPTLVETIACMVGALLTEALHETVHTVGVPENAARAMLLGHTQVALANTLKGSNPFSDACLIAMDYGRESIVRDDWKKVFDDAELDKVITRMLKIKEIKR encoded by the coding sequence ATGGCCACCGCGAACCAGACCGTCGCCGTCATCGGGGCCGCCGGCAAGATGGGCCAGCGTGTCTCCGACAACCTGGTCGGGAGCGACTTCCGGGTGCTCTTCAGCGAGGCATCCGAGAAGGGGCAGGAGCTGATCCGCTCGCTCGGCCGCGAGCTGACCGACTCCGACGCCGCCGCCAAGGAGGCCGACGTCGTGATCCTCGCGGTGCCGGACATCGTCCTTGGCACCGTCTCGGAGCAGCTGGTGCCGCTGATGAAGCCGGGCGCCGTCGTCCTCACCCTCGACCCGGCCGCCGCCTACGCGGGCCTGCTGTTCGCCCGCGACGACGTGCACTACACCTGCGCGCACCCCTGCCACCCGTCCGTCTTCCTGGAGCGCACCACCAAGGAGGAGTGGCAGGACACCTTCGGCGGTATCGCCGCGCCGCAGGAGGTCGTCGCCGCGTACGAGGGCGGCGACGCCGACAAGCAGGCGCTCGCCGAGTCCGTCATCCGCGTCATGTACGCCCCGGTCGTCGACGTCCACTGGGTGACCGTCAAGCAGCTCGCCGTCCTGGAGCCGACCCTTGTCGAGACCATCGCCTGCATGGTCGGCGCTCTGCTCACCGAGGCGCTGCACGAGACCGTGCACACCGTCGGCGTCCCCGAGAACGCCGCCCGCGCCATGCTGCTCGGCCACACGCAGGTCGCGCTCGCGAACACGCTCAAGGGCTCCAACCCGTTCTCCGACGCCTGCCTCATCGCCATGGACTACGGCCGCGAATCGATCGTCCGCGACGACTGGAAGAAGGTCTTCGACGACGCCGAGCTCGACAAGGTCATCACGCGCATGCTGAAGATCAAGGAGATCAAGCGCTGA
- a CDS encoding sugar phosphate isomerase/epimerase family protein, protein MAYGISTYAYFWRISERAPKPLSLLDMLVDTNQLGGRVFQICDYPPIESYDAARLADVRDAARDLGLTLELGTRGVRPGHLAKYLDIAGQLDVTLVRSMMNTADHRPTVEEATTLLRQALPACTEAGVTLGLETYEQVSTDDLVTVVENVGSRRLGVVLDPGNSVARLERPVDVVEATAPYVVNVHVKDFAFTRRDGWVGFTYAGCPLGTGLLDYAAMTAAVRPHERGINQIVEHWLPWQDDGFDTTARLEDQWTRHSISTLSSNTLLRSE, encoded by the coding sequence ATGGCATACGGCATCAGCACGTACGCGTACTTCTGGCGGATCTCCGAACGCGCTCCGAAGCCGCTGTCCCTCCTGGACATGCTCGTGGACACCAATCAGCTCGGCGGCCGGGTCTTCCAGATCTGCGACTACCCGCCCATCGAGTCCTACGACGCCGCCCGCCTGGCCGACGTCCGCGACGCCGCACGCGACCTGGGGCTGACCCTGGAGCTCGGAACCCGGGGCGTACGCCCCGGACATCTGGCCAAGTACCTGGATATCGCCGGGCAGTTGGACGTCACGCTCGTCCGCTCCATGATGAACACGGCCGACCACCGGCCGACCGTCGAAGAGGCCACGACCCTGCTGCGGCAGGCACTGCCCGCCTGCACCGAGGCAGGTGTCACCCTCGGCCTGGAGACCTACGAGCAGGTCTCCACCGACGACCTCGTCACCGTGGTGGAGAACGTGGGCAGCCGGCGGCTGGGCGTCGTCCTCGACCCCGGGAACAGCGTCGCCCGCCTGGAGCGGCCCGTCGACGTCGTCGAGGCCACCGCCCCGTACGTGGTCAACGTCCACGTCAAGGACTTCGCCTTCACCCGGCGCGACGGCTGGGTGGGCTTCACCTACGCGGGCTGCCCGCTGGGTACCGGCCTGCTGGACTACGCCGCCATGACCGCCGCGGTCCGGCCGCACGAGCGCGGCATCAACCAGATCGTGGAGCACTGGCTCCCGTGGCAGGACGACGGCTTCGACACGACGGCCCGCCTCGAAGACCAGTGGACCCGGCACAGCATCAGCACCCTTTCCAGCAACACCCTTCTGAGGAGCGAATGA
- a CDS encoding triose-phosphate isomerase family protein: MNAPVLLGVSLKMYFGHHETLNWARKIVQLADEHPAVTSGAARLFVLPAFPAIVPVAGVLARSGVDIGAQDIATEDTGAYTGEVSGPYLREIGCRYAEVGHAERRRLYGEGDTVVAGKTAAALRNKLTPVLCVGELDPVEPEEAARRTVAEAARLLHGLSGKVVLAYEPQWAIGAPEPASPEHITTVCEALAEWLNSGPQYAGSTVIYGGSAGPGLLTRLGGSVGGLFLGRFAHNSSAVGNILDEINPRAAVA, encoded by the coding sequence ATGAACGCCCCCGTCCTGCTCGGGGTGAGCCTGAAGATGTACTTCGGCCACCACGAGACCCTCAACTGGGCGCGGAAGATCGTCCAACTGGCCGACGAGCACCCCGCCGTCACCAGCGGCGCGGCCCGCCTGTTCGTGCTCCCCGCCTTCCCGGCGATCGTGCCGGTGGCCGGGGTCCTCGCGCGCAGCGGCGTCGACATCGGCGCGCAGGACATCGCCACGGAGGACACCGGCGCCTACACCGGCGAGGTCTCCGGCCCGTACCTGAGGGAGATCGGCTGCCGCTACGCCGAGGTCGGCCACGCCGAGCGGCGCCGCCTCTACGGCGAGGGCGACACGGTCGTCGCCGGGAAGACGGCCGCCGCCCTGCGCAACAAGCTCACCCCCGTCCTGTGCGTCGGTGAACTGGACCCGGTCGAGCCGGAGGAGGCCGCGCGCCGCACCGTCGCCGAGGCGGCGCGCCTGCTGCACGGGCTCAGCGGCAAGGTCGTCCTCGCGTACGAGCCGCAGTGGGCCATCGGCGCGCCCGAGCCGGCCTCGCCCGAGCACATCACCACGGTGTGCGAGGCGTTGGCGGAGTGGCTGAACTCCGGTCCCCAGTACGCCGGCTCGACCGTCATCTACGGCGGCAGCGCCGGGCCCGGCCTGCTCACCCGCCTCGGTGGTTCGGTCGGCGGTCTGTTCCTGGGGCGCTTCGCGCACAACTCGTCGGCCGTCGGGAACATCCTCGACGAGATCAACCCCCGTGCGGCGGTGGCGTGA
- a CDS encoding ribose-5-phosphate isomerase, producing MSEQLRMVVGSDDAGHQYKEVLKKDLQASDLVASVTDVGVDADGHTPYPEIAIAAAEMVARGDADRALLVCGTGLGVAIAANKVKGIRAVTAHDSFSVERAILSNDAQVLTFGQRVVGLELARRLAAEWLTYRFDDASPSAEKVQLMSDYENESEAA from the coding sequence ATGAGTGAGCAGCTGCGGATGGTCGTCGGCAGCGACGACGCCGGCCACCAGTACAAGGAGGTACTGAAGAAGGACCTCCAGGCCAGCGACCTTGTCGCCTCCGTGACCGACGTGGGCGTGGACGCCGACGGGCACACCCCCTACCCCGAGATCGCCATAGCCGCCGCGGAGATGGTGGCGCGCGGCGACGCCGACCGGGCGCTGCTCGTGTGCGGCACCGGCCTGGGCGTGGCGATCGCCGCCAACAAGGTCAAGGGGATCCGCGCGGTCACCGCTCACGACTCGTTCTCCGTGGAGCGCGCGATCCTCTCCAACGACGCGCAGGTCCTCACCTTCGGGCAGCGCGTCGTCGGCCTGGAACTGGCCCGCCGGCTGGCCGCCGAGTGGCTGACCTACCGCTTCGACGACGCCTCGCCGTCCGCCGAGAAGGTCCAGTTGATGAGCGACTACGAGAACGAGTCCGAGGCCGCCTGA
- a CDS encoding dihydroxyacetone kinase family protein yields the protein MTRLYNDPAAFADEALEGFAAAHRRWVRPVPGGVVRATAKVPGQVAVVIGGGSGHYPAFSGLVGQGLAHGAAVGNVFASPSALQIRTVAKAAQSGGGVMLLYGNYAGDVLHFGQAAERLAADGIPARTLAVADDLSSAAPEEAHKRRGIAGDLPVFKVTAAAAEQGLPLDEVARVAEHANARTRSFGIAFSGCTLPGADHPLFTVPEGRMAVGLGIHGEPGIGEQAVPTADEAAELLVSTLLKELPDGVAGSRGQRAAVILNGLGSVKYEELFVVYRRVAQLLDDAGVQTVDPEVGELVTSFDMAGVSLSVTWLDDTLEALWTAPADTPAYRKGAVPQVAAADAEETSQETDSGPEPYRASDDSRRAAGIALDALRLIKETVDAHTDELGHIDAVAGDGDHGIGMQRGAGGAHEAALRAQESGAGARSLLTEAADAWADKAGGTSGALWGVILRSMADALGDTDRPTPATVARGVVRASDGVREAGGAEVGDKTMVDVLVPFADTLGRQISEGAALPAAWDVAADAAETAASDTARLLPRMGRARPHAEKSLGTPDAGAHSLALIVRAVHSALAHRR from the coding sequence ATGACCCGCCTGTACAACGACCCCGCTGCCTTCGCCGACGAAGCACTCGAAGGGTTCGCCGCCGCCCATCGCCGCTGGGTGCGCCCCGTCCCCGGCGGTGTGGTCCGGGCCACCGCGAAGGTCCCCGGCCAGGTGGCCGTCGTCATCGGTGGTGGCTCCGGCCACTACCCGGCCTTCTCCGGCCTGGTCGGACAGGGCCTCGCGCACGGTGCCGCCGTGGGCAATGTCTTCGCCTCCCCCTCCGCGCTACAGATCCGCACGGTCGCCAAGGCCGCGCAGTCCGGCGGCGGGGTCATGCTCCTGTACGGCAACTACGCGGGCGACGTCCTGCACTTCGGTCAGGCCGCCGAGCGACTGGCCGCCGACGGCATCCCGGCCCGTACCCTCGCCGTCGCCGACGACCTGTCCAGCGCCGCGCCCGAGGAGGCTCACAAGCGCCGTGGCATCGCGGGTGACCTGCCCGTCTTCAAGGTCACGGCCGCCGCCGCCGAGCAAGGCCTGCCGCTCGACGAGGTGGCGCGGGTGGCCGAGCACGCCAACGCCCGCACCCGCTCCTTCGGCATCGCCTTCTCCGGCTGCACCCTGCCCGGTGCAGACCACCCGCTGTTCACCGTCCCGGAGGGGCGGATGGCCGTCGGTCTCGGCATCCACGGCGAACCCGGCATCGGCGAACAGGCCGTGCCCACCGCCGACGAGGCCGCCGAGCTCCTGGTGTCGACCCTCCTGAAGGAACTCCCCGACGGCGTGGCCGGGTCGCGCGGACAGCGCGCCGCCGTGATCCTCAACGGCCTCGGCTCCGTCAAGTACGAGGAACTCTTCGTCGTCTACCGGCGCGTGGCCCAGCTGCTCGACGACGCGGGCGTGCAGACCGTCGATCCCGAGGTCGGCGAGCTCGTGACCAGCTTCGACATGGCCGGCGTCTCCCTCTCTGTGACCTGGCTCGACGACACGCTCGAAGCGTTGTGGACCGCGCCCGCCGACACACCCGCCTACCGGAAGGGCGCTGTGCCGCAGGTGGCCGCCGCCGACGCGGAGGAGACGTCGCAGGAGACCGACAGCGGCCCCGAGCCGTACCGCGCGAGTGACGACTCCCGCCGGGCCGCCGGCATCGCACTCGACGCCCTGCGGCTGATCAAGGAGACCGTCGACGCGCACACCGACGAACTCGGACACATCGACGCCGTCGCCGGCGACGGTGACCACGGCATCGGCATGCAGCGCGGCGCCGGCGGCGCCCACGAGGCGGCGCTGCGCGCCCAGGAGTCGGGGGCCGGAGCCCGCAGCCTGCTCACCGAGGCCGCCGACGCCTGGGCGGACAAGGCCGGCGGTACCTCCGGCGCTCTGTGGGGCGTCATCCTCCGCTCGATGGCCGACGCGCTCGGCGACACCGACCGGCCAACCCCGGCGACCGTCGCCCGCGGAGTCGTGCGGGCGTCCGACGGTGTGCGCGAGGCCGGCGGCGCCGAGGTCGGCGACAAGACGATGGTCGACGTCCTCGTACCGTTCGCCGACACGCTCGGCCGGCAGATCTCCGAGGGCGCCGCGCTGCCCGCCGCCTGGGACGTCGCCGCCGACGCCGCCGAGACGGCCGCCAGCGACACCGCGCGCCTGCTGCCCCGCATGGGACGGGCCCGTCCGCACGCCGAGAAGTCCCTGGGCACCCCCGACGCGGGCGCACACTCCCTCGCCCTGATAGTCCGCGCCGTCCACAGCGCGCTCGCCCACCGCCGGTAA
- a CDS encoding MFS transporter — protein MPVSPASPVAKPRSAVEASAIRKISTRLVPFVALMFFVNYLDRTAVSFAEPNGMGEDLALTAAQFGFASGIFFLGYIVLEIPSNMALHRFGARRWLARIMVTWGVVSLLFTWVNGTEQLYTLRFLLGVAEAGFFPGAILYLSQWVPSRHRTKILGLFYLAQPLTTVLGAPLAGWLIGHHGLFGLEGWRVMFLFVSVPAILLGVVAWFYLIDRPADAKWLTPEERDWLTTELAAENAEKTGHEGKHAKGDLKAAFTNARVWILALVYFGFVYGLYALAFFLPTIINGFQEEFDTTFSVMDKAWITAIPYLPAAVVLYFWSRHATRNGTRTRHVAGPAIVGGVSIPLALYMGSPGATVAVITVTACSIFAALPVFWAVPSRFLTGAAAAVGIALINTAGNIAGFASSYITGWLKDWTGDYSVPLYLVGAFMLLSAALMIFLASRAPQSPSAPSAPAETQR, from the coding sequence ATGCCTGTCAGTCCCGCGTCGCCCGTGGCGAAACCGAGGTCAGCCGTCGAAGCGTCGGCGATCAGGAAGATCTCGACCCGTCTCGTCCCGTTCGTGGCCCTGATGTTCTTCGTGAACTACCTGGACCGCACCGCGGTGTCGTTCGCCGAACCCAACGGGATGGGGGAGGACCTGGCGCTCACGGCCGCCCAGTTCGGCTTCGCCTCCGGGATCTTCTTCCTCGGCTACATCGTGCTGGAGATCCCCAGCAACATGGCCCTGCACCGCTTCGGAGCCCGCCGCTGGCTGGCCCGGATCATGGTCACCTGGGGCGTCGTCTCACTGCTGTTCACCTGGGTGAACGGCACCGAGCAGCTCTACACGCTGCGCTTCTTGCTGGGCGTCGCCGAGGCCGGCTTCTTCCCGGGCGCGATCCTCTACCTGAGCCAGTGGGTACCCAGCCGCCACCGCACCAAGATCCTGGGTCTCTTCTACCTGGCCCAGCCGCTGACCACGGTCCTCGGCGCCCCGCTCGCGGGCTGGCTCATCGGCCACCACGGCCTCTTCGGGCTCGAGGGCTGGCGCGTGATGTTCCTGTTCGTCTCGGTCCCGGCGATCCTGCTGGGCGTCGTCGCCTGGTTCTACCTGATCGACCGCCCGGCCGACGCCAAGTGGCTCACGCCGGAGGAGCGGGACTGGCTCACCACGGAGCTCGCCGCCGAGAACGCCGAGAAGACGGGTCACGAGGGCAAGCATGCCAAGGGCGACCTGAAGGCCGCCTTCACCAACGCCCGCGTGTGGATCCTCGCCCTCGTCTACTTCGGGTTCGTCTACGGCCTGTACGCGCTCGCGTTCTTCCTGCCGACCATCATCAACGGCTTCCAGGAGGAGTTCGACACCACCTTCAGCGTGATGGACAAGGCGTGGATCACCGCCATTCCCTACCTGCCGGCCGCCGTCGTCCTCTACTTCTGGAGCCGGCACGCCACCCGCAACGGCACCCGCACCCGGCACGTCGCCGGGCCCGCGATCGTCGGCGGCGTCTCCATCCCCCTCGCCCTTTACATGGGCTCCCCGGGGGCCACCGTCGCCGTCATCACGGTCACCGCCTGTTCGATCTTCGCCGCCCTGCCGGTGTTCTGGGCCGTCCCCTCCCGCTTCCTGACCGGCGCGGCTGCCGCGGTCGGCATCGCCCTGATCAACACGGCGGGCAACATCGCCGGATTCGCCTCCAGCTACATCACCGGCTGGCTCAAGGACTGGACCGGCGACTACTCCGTGCCGCTCTACCTCGTCGGCGCCTTCATGCTCCTGTCCGCCGCCCTGATGATCTTCCTCGCCTCCCGTGCCCCCCAGTCCCCGTCCGCCCCCTCAGCTCCCGCGGAGACCCAGCGATGA
- a CDS encoding FadR/GntR family transcriptional regulator produces MTVTSQPSSTDEPQPDLAQLLRPVVRESSVSEVAKRLLDHLSAGNIKPGARLPAERQLAEALGVARSSVRGALSALDVLGIIEIRPGSGSYVREGTSEFLPRAINWGLMLGQRRTQDLVEVRTYMESVSARLAAERATEEDVARLEEHLRHMREAGSDVKAFIDADIAFHLECAAIARNTVLSDILHSIRALLQVWMERVSDVEGTVSGTLCEHDTILKAIRDRDPESADRAMAEHMRMASARLRESVG; encoded by the coding sequence GTGACCGTGACGAGTCAGCCCTCCAGCACCGACGAGCCCCAGCCCGACCTCGCCCAACTCCTGCGCCCCGTCGTACGGGAGTCCTCCGTGAGCGAGGTCGCCAAGCGCCTCCTCGACCACCTCTCCGCGGGCAACATCAAGCCCGGGGCACGGCTGCCCGCCGAGCGCCAGCTCGCCGAGGCGCTGGGGGTGGCGCGCTCCAGCGTCCGCGGCGCGCTGTCCGCGCTCGACGTGCTCGGGATCATCGAGATCCGGCCGGGTTCGGGCTCGTACGTGCGCGAGGGCACCTCGGAGTTCCTCCCGCGGGCCATCAACTGGGGCCTGATGCTGGGTCAGCGCCGCACGCAGGATCTGGTCGAGGTGCGGACCTACATGGAGAGCGTCTCGGCCCGGCTCGCCGCGGAGCGGGCGACGGAGGAGGACGTGGCCCGGCTGGAGGAGCATCTGCGGCACATGCGGGAGGCGGGCAGTGACGTCAAGGCGTTCATCGACGCCGACATCGCCTTCCACCTGGAGTGCGCGGCCATCGCGCGCAACACGGTGCTCAGCGACATCCTGCACAGCATCCGCGCGCTGCTCCAGGTGTGGATGGAACGCGTCAGCGACGTCGAGGGAACCGTCAGCGGCACCCTGTGCGAGCACGACACGATCCTCAAGGCGATCCGCGACCGGGATCCGGAAAGCGCGGACCGGGCGATGGCCGAGCACATGCGGATGGCGAGCGCACGACTGCGCGAATCGGTGGGGTGA
- a CDS encoding DUF3152 domain-containing protein: MGQGTMNEQYGNTGVIPTSGAGRVAWRAVSPSRGHGRRRRRRSRSRSVLLAVSGVTVVASAALVGSVLLPEHHPGRAGGGEVAASPSHTPGEVAEDAPRSDSPEPSRSAPKASPRTSPPPSGDAVDPDARYPADGPGEFRTATVSGKRIGSAGRLFRYKVKVENNLAQTPDGISNEVRRILADPRGWTASDAASFQQVTGGAHDFTVVVATPDTVDRMCGRGGLDTGGEVNCRVGKNVVVNVKRWLLANPYYQHSLSDYHALTVNHEVGHFLGYQHRTCAGPGRPAPAMMQQIKGLHGCVANPWPYDRDGTYLTGPPVA; encoded by the coding sequence ATGGGACAGGGCACGATGAATGAGCAGTACGGCAACACCGGCGTCATCCCCACCAGCGGGGCGGGGCGCGTAGCCTGGCGCGCCGTGTCGCCGTCACGGGGGCACGGCCGTCGGCGCAGACGCCGCTCGCGGTCACGCTCCGTGTTGCTGGCGGTGTCCGGCGTCACGGTGGTCGCCTCGGCCGCGCTCGTGGGCAGTGTCCTGCTCCCGGAGCACCACCCCGGGCGGGCCGGCGGCGGCGAGGTGGCCGCGTCGCCGTCCCACACACCCGGCGAGGTGGCGGAGGACGCCCCACGGTCGGACAGCCCGGAGCCGAGCCGCTCCGCACCCAAGGCGTCGCCGCGCACCTCCCCGCCCCCCAGCGGCGACGCCGTGGACCCGGACGCGCGCTACCCGGCGGACGGCCCCGGGGAATTCCGCACGGCGACGGTCTCAGGAAAGCGGATCGGCAGCGCGGGCCGGCTCTTTCGCTACAAGGTCAAGGTGGAGAACAACCTGGCGCAGACCCCGGACGGGATCTCGAACGAGGTGCGTCGGATCCTCGCCGACCCGCGCGGCTGGACGGCCAGTGACGCGGCCTCCTTTCAACAGGTCACAGGCGGGGCGCACGACTTCACCGTGGTCGTCGCCACGCCTGACACCGTGGACCGCATGTGCGGGCGCGGTGGTCTCGACACCGGGGGCGAGGTCAACTGCCGCGTAGGCAAGAACGTGGTGGTCAACGTCAAGCGCTGGCTGCTGGCCAACCCGTACTACCAGCACAGCCTGTCCGACTACCACGCGCTGACGGTCAACCACGAGGTGGGACACTTCCTCGGCTACCAGCACCGGACGTGTGCCGGGCCGGGCCGGCCCGCTCCGGCGATGATGCAGCAGATCAAGGGGCTGCACGGCTGCGTGGCGAACCCGTGGCCCTACGACCGCGACGGCACCTACCTGACGGGGCCGCCGGTTGCCTGA
- a CDS encoding extracellular catalytic domain type 1 short-chain-length polyhydroxyalkanoate depolymerase, whose amino-acid sequence MRTSVRTAAALLAALTLSALSVSGTSSASDGQQRVSTAALEQVTDFGSNPGALSMYRYTPDGLGAGRPVVVVLHGCTQNAATYFDGSGWQQAADKHGFTVVAPQQETANNASRCFNWFQSGDTERGSGEALSVRQMVDRTVQDLGADPSRVYVTGLSAGGGMTSALLAAYPDTFAGGGVIAGLPHGCADSLPDAFGCMNPGVTKSPPEWGDLARAAHPGYEGPRPRVSVWHGTADTTVAPRNATESVKQWTNVLGADQTADATHQLPGGTTQSDYQDGNGQVAVRSYQVDGMGHGTPVKPGEGCGKAGAYFLDTVCSTSYLTRDWGLSG is encoded by the coding sequence ATGCGAACCTCCGTGCGCACCGCGGCAGCCCTGCTGGCCGCTCTCACCCTCTCCGCGCTGAGCGTCTCCGGTACGTCCTCCGCATCCGACGGGCAGCAGCGCGTCAGCACCGCCGCCCTCGAACAGGTCACCGACTTCGGCTCCAACCCCGGCGCCCTGTCCATGTACCGCTACACACCCGACGGGCTCGGTGCCGGGCGCCCCGTGGTCGTCGTACTGCACGGCTGCACCCAGAACGCGGCGACGTACTTCGACGGCTCGGGCTGGCAGCAGGCGGCCGACAAGCACGGTTTCACCGTCGTCGCGCCGCAGCAGGAGACGGCCAACAACGCCAGCCGGTGCTTCAACTGGTTCCAGTCCGGCGACACCGAGCGGGGCAGCGGCGAGGCGCTGTCCGTGCGGCAGATGGTGGACCGCACCGTACAAGACCTGGGCGCGGACCCCTCCCGGGTGTACGTCACCGGGCTGTCCGCCGGCGGCGGGATGACCTCCGCGCTGCTCGCGGCCTACCCCGACACCTTCGCGGGCGGCGGCGTCATCGCGGGGCTGCCACACGGCTGCGCGGACTCGCTGCCCGACGCGTTCGGCTGTATGAACCCCGGCGTCACCAAGTCCCCGCCCGAGTGGGGCGACCTGGCCCGCGCCGCCCACCCCGGATACGAGGGGCCCCGGCCACGCGTCTCGGTCTGGCACGGCACGGCCGACACCACCGTCGCACCCCGGAACGCCACCGAGTCCGTCAAGCAGTGGACGAACGTCCTCGGCGCCGACCAGACCGCCGACGCCACCCACCAACTGCCGGGCGGCACCACCCAGTCCGACTACCAGGACGGCAACGGGCAGGTGGCGGTGCGCAGCTATCAGGTGGACGGGATGGGCCACGGAACGCCCGTCAAGCCCGGCGAGGGGTGCGGAAAGGCGGGTGCGTACTTCCTGGACACCGTCTGCTCGACCTCCTACCTCACCCGGGACTGGGGGCTGAGCGGCTGA
- a CDS encoding DUF5819 family protein: MTQQHRGVRRAAFLIGAALLGIHFTFAALSQAPLSPAKVRYHETVSAYLEPYFAQNWMLFAPDPLTEDRGILTRAKCADGKVTSFYDVTTPYLKEEQGSLLFPSRMSRLVTTGLERFNDSDALVDRVRKKSRNDKKPLLPRLPHEKKTRQESIAFLSRYSLDQTARIPGACKGKPHAVQVRMYNHRLPPWSQRNAPKASNGDKVEVEDLPWRKTEFLR, translated from the coding sequence GTGACGCAGCAGCACCGAGGCGTCCGGCGGGCGGCGTTCCTCATCGGCGCCGCCCTCCTGGGCATCCACTTCACCTTCGCCGCGCTCTCCCAGGCCCCGCTGAGCCCGGCGAAGGTGCGCTACCACGAAACCGTCAGCGCATATCTGGAACCGTATTTCGCACAGAACTGGATGCTGTTCGCACCCGACCCGCTCACCGAGGACCGGGGCATTCTCACGCGGGCGAAGTGCGCCGACGGCAAGGTGACCAGTTTCTACGACGTCACCACCCCCTACCTCAAGGAGGAACAGGGCAGCCTCCTCTTCCCCTCGCGGATGTCGCGCCTGGTCACCACCGGACTTGAAAGGTTCAACGACAGCGACGCTCTGGTGGATCGCGTCCGCAAGAAGTCGCGGAACGACAAGAAGCCGCTGCTCCCGCGACTGCCCCACGAGAAGAAAACCCGGCAGGAGTCCATCGCGTTCCTGTCCCGCTACTCGCTGGATCAGACAGCCCGGATTCCGGGGGCCTGCAAGGGGAAGCCGCACGCCGTCCAGGTCCGCATGTACAACCACAGACTCCCCCCGTGGTCACAGCGCAACGCCCCGAAGGCGTCGAACGGGGACAAGGTCGAGGTGGAGGACCTCCCCTGGCGGAAGACGGAGTTCCTGCGGTGA
- a CDS encoding HTTM domain-containing protein, with translation MAGPGAGLLGTLDTWSSRPLSILGVSAARAVLGLVGFMYYVSQYADRHYLFGPEGVLPHDEFLHELRESGTFSLYAWSSSPAWAEFVFHAGALAALAVLLGIGGRAGLALHWLFLWSLYQRQSALLDGGDNLAYLVIPMLLLTRCYDRLALSTGLSRRLTRHFPGSVRALEAPLHNLGVLAITAQICLVYMVSGLYKVHGQVWQDGTALFYILRVPEFTQPGLSNLVYDNDLLVYLGTYGSVLFQVYFPLGILVPRLRPWAAAASIAFHLSIALLMGLTSFALTMIACDLVFLTGPLEKTLTLCRRVHERLRQNREDRHHEGGGPHQEESGSESESALARRRGRERSPGERTTSTPGN, from the coding sequence ATGGCGGGTCCGGGAGCCGGACTGCTGGGCACCCTGGACACCTGGTCCAGCCGCCCGCTGAGCATCCTCGGCGTATCGGCGGCACGCGCCGTACTCGGCCTGGTCGGCTTCATGTACTACGTGAGCCAGTACGCCGACCGCCACTATCTCTTCGGCCCCGAGGGCGTCCTGCCCCACGACGAATTCCTCCACGAACTCCGCGAGTCCGGCACCTTCAGCCTCTACGCGTGGAGTTCCTCCCCCGCTTGGGCCGAATTCGTCTTCCACGCGGGAGCACTCGCCGCGCTGGCCGTGCTGCTGGGTATCGGCGGACGCGCCGGCCTCGCCCTCCACTGGCTGTTTCTCTGGTCTCTCTACCAGCGCCAGTCAGCGCTTCTCGACGGCGGCGACAACCTCGCCTATCTCGTCATCCCCATGCTGCTGCTCACCCGCTGCTACGACCGGCTCGCCCTCTCCACCGGCCTGTCCCGCCGCCTCACACGCCACTTCCCCGGCAGCGTCAGGGCCCTCGAGGCCCCGCTGCACAACCTCGGGGTCCTCGCCATCACCGCTCAGATCTGCCTGGTCTACATGGTCAGCGGCCTGTACAAGGTCCATGGCCAGGTCTGGCAGGACGGCACCGCGCTCTTCTACATCCTGAGAGTTCCCGAATTCACCCAGCCCGGCCTCTCGAACCTCGTCTACGACAACGACCTGCTGGTCTATCTGGGCACCTACGGCTCCGTCCTCTTCCAGGTCTACTTCCCGCTGGGCATCCTCGTCCCCCGCCTCCGCCCCTGGGCAGCCGCCGCCTCCATCGCCTTCCACCTCTCCATCGCCCTGCTCATGGGCCTGACCAGCTTCGCCCTCACCATGATCGCCTGCGACCTGGTCTTCCTCACCGGCCCCTTGGAAAAGACACTCACGCTCTGCCGCCGCGTGCACGAGCGGCTGCGACAGAACCGAGAAGACCGGCATCACGAGGGCGGCGGACCCCACCAGGAGGAGAGCGGGAGCGAGAGCGAGAGCGCGCTCGCACGCCGCCGAGGGCGCGAACGCTCCCCCGGGGAGCGGACGACCAGCACTCCAGGGAACTGA